TACTCCAGCGGGAGCTGCAGCGGCACGGTGGCGTACACCATCCAGTAGTCCCTGATGAATCGAAGCGGGCGGTGGCGTTCGTCACCGCCCGCGCCGGGCTCCTTCCTCACTCCCATTGCAGGAGGAGGACCCCGTTCCCATCCAGCTCCACCCGCGTCCGCGGTGCCAGCCGGCGTCCCTCGCGGTCCAGGACTCCGCACAACCAGGCAGCAGGTCCACGCCCGGTCTGTCCTTCCTCGCCGCCCAGGATGGCGGAATGCCGCTGCTGACATCTCCACCCGAAAACACCACGACCCTCCGCCCGGCACCGGCGGCCAGGAGCGCGGGCTTCTGGGCTTCCTCCAGGTCTTCCCCCAGTCCCGCGGTGGCGATTCCCTGACGGCGGAGGGTGGCCAGGGTCTGCGTCAGCCCCGGGTAACCCCAGTCCAGCACGTGGTTGTTCGCCAGCGCGCAGCAGTCGATTCGGGCCGCCTTGAGACAGGCGGCGTTCTCCGGGTGCATGCGGTAGTGGATGCCCTTGTCGGGCCACCACTGATCGCTCGTGGTGATGCTTGTCTCCAGGTTGATGAGCCGGACGTCGGGCGCGGCCTGATCCAGCGCGGCGAGCGCGTCTCCCCAGATTTCTCCGAAGCCGACCGGCTTGCGGATGGGGCCGTTGCGCTCTTCCGCCAGCGCGACGTAGGCCCGGGCATCCTTCAGGTAGGACTCATGGATGCCGGGTGGAGCAGGGTGGGGCAGTGCCTGATCAATGCCCCTGCCGGTCATCACGTCGCCGCAGAGGAAGAGGGTAACCAACCCCTTGTCTTGCTGGCTGGGAGTCATCATCGACGAAGGACCGGAGGCCCCGAGTCCTTCAGTAGGTGAGCGACTTCTTTGTCGTCACGGCATGGGCGGAGGAGATGCGCTTCTCCACCTCCTTCGCGTCGTGGCCGCGCGGGCACTTCGGTGCTCGCTCGTCGTGCTCCTGCATGGACATGAACGCGGTGAAGGGCTCCTGACACTTGCGGCAGAAGAACTCGTAGATGGGCATGGCGTGCTCCCCTTGAAGAAAGGATGCGATCCGCCACCAGCAGGTGGCAGGCATCGAGGCGCCATCCCGCCGTCGGCGCGCCAAGTCAGGCCTACCTCCTGAAACATTCGAATCAACATGGAATCGGAAACTCCG
The sequence above is drawn from the Corallococcus sp. NCRR genome and encodes:
- a CDS encoding CapA family protein; its protein translation is MVTLFLCGDVMTGRGIDQALPHPAPPGIHESYLKDARAYVALAEERNGPIRKPVGFGEIWGDALAALDQAAPDVRLINLETSITTSDQWWPDKGIHYRMHPENAACLKAARIDCCALANNHVLDWGYPGLTQTLATLRRQGIATAGLGEDLEEAQKPALLAAGAGRRVVVFSGGDVSSGIPPSWAARKDRPGVDLLPGCAESWTARDAGWHRGRGWSWMGTGSSSCNGSEEGARRGR
- a CDS encoding FmdB family zinc ribbon protein codes for the protein MPIYEFFCRKCQEPFTAFMSMQEHDERAPKCPRGHDAKEVEKRISSAHAVTTKKSLTY